Proteins co-encoded in one Arachis hypogaea cultivar Tifrunner chromosome 13, arahy.Tifrunner.gnm2.J5K5, whole genome shotgun sequence genomic window:
- the LOC112792441 gene encoding uncharacterized protein, which yields MAKSLRSKREKRLRAIRREIVEPLYEKKEAAKQAALEAALAAPKLEVRQPSNSAMDASTASATITNMDVEMADGAQSTASLKPVGGVGKKFKKKLKIAKSKRRGKGKKKRHI from the exons atggcGAAGTCGTTGAGGTCAAAGAGGGAAAAGAGGCTTAGGGCTATTCGGAGGGAGATTGTTGAGCCTCTCTACGAAAAGAAAGAAGCTGCTAAGCAAGCAGCCCTAGAAGCTGCCCTTGCCGCTCCGAAGCTTGAGGTTCGCCAACCCTCAAACTCCGCCATGGATGCCTCCACCGCCTCAGCTACCATCACCAATATGG ATGTGGAAATGGCTGACGGCGCTCAAAGCACAGCTTCCTTAAAGCCTGTTGGTGGAGTAGGTAAAAAATTCAAGAAGAAATTGAAGATTGCCAAGAGCAAGCGCCGTGGcaagggaaagaaaaagcgtCACATATAA
- the LOC112792440 gene encoding peptidyl-prolyl cis-trans isomerase FKBP13, chloroplastic → MSCSVAAAYSSVGTCTWMRLYPQKRTPTTLAISSTHHKCSHKQQQLELVVTPPLLKRRDAIGLGLGLGLLHSFLQPQFSSAAESAPCELTVAPSGLAFCDKLVGTGPQAVKGQLIKAHYVGRLENGKVFDSSYNRGKPLTFRVGVGEVIKGWDEGILGGDGIPPMLQGGKRTLKLPPELGYGSRGAGCRGGSCVIPPDSILFFDVEFVSKA, encoded by the exons ATGAGTTGTTCAGTAGCAGCAGCATACTCATCAGTTGGAACATGTACATGGATGCGGCTTTACCCCCAAAAGAGAACCCCAACCACTCTTGCAATCTCCTCCACTCATCACAAATGTTCACACAAGCAACAACAACTAGAACTAGTAGTCACTCCTCCCCTCTTGAAGAGAAGAGATGCAATAGgccttgggcttgggcttgggcttctCCATTCCTTCTTGCAGCCACAGTTCTCATCAGCAGCTGAATCAGCACCATGTGAATTAACAGTAGCTCCTTCTGGCCTTGCCTTCTGTGACAAACTTGTTGGAACTGGCCCTCAGGCCGTTAAAGGCCAGCTTATTAAG GCACACTATGTTGGGAGACTGGAGAATGGCAAAGTTTTCGACAGCAGCTACAATCGCGGCAAGCCACTTACATTCCGCGTCGGCGTTGGAGAG GTCATCAAAGGATGGGATGAAGGCATTTTAGGAGGTGATGGAATTCCTCCAATGCTTCAAG GAGGGAAACGTACGTTGAAGCTTCCACCAGAACTCGGATATGGTTCAAGAGGAGCGGGTTGTAGAGGAG GTTCATGTGTCATTCCACCTGATTCAATACTCTTTTTTGATGTGGAATTTGTTAGCAAAGCATGA
- the LOC112792442 gene encoding uncharacterized protein, with translation MRRVSCAVMILLWLFSSTMIIGNSSSLDSETTLRVLLEVKKSFDQDQKNVLSDWSEENKDYCSWRGVTCGSSINSKSELQVVSLNLSDSSLTGSISHSLALLQNLHHLDLSSNNLNGPIPPNLSNLTSLESLLLFSNQLTGHVPTELGLLTNLRVMRLGDNELTGIIPASLGNLVNLVILGLATCRLTGSIPPQLGQLSNMENLILKDNELMGPIPAELGNCTSLTVFTAANNKLNGSIPSELSQLKTLQILNLANNTLSGEIPSQLGEMSELVYLNFLGNQLEGAIPPSLSQLGNLQTLDLSMNKLSGGIPEDLGNMRELSFLVLSGNNNLSGVIPTNICSNATKLEHMFLSDIGIHGEIPSSLGQCQSLKQLDLSNNSLNGSIPIEIYGLLSLTDLLLHNNTLVGSVSPSIGNLSSLQMLALYHNNLHGPLPEEIGMLRELEILYLYDNQLSGDIPMEIGNCSSLQMIDLFGNNFSGEIPKSIGRLKELNFLHLRQNGLVGEIPATLGNCHKLNILDLADNQLSGGIPATLGYLKSLEQLMLYNNSLEGNLPHQLTNVANLTRVNLSKNRLNGSMTALCSSRSFLSFDVTNNAFDGEIPPQLGNSPSLERLGLGNNRFSGEVPRTLGKLHELTLLDLSGNALSGPIPDELSLCNRLSYIDLHNNSMSGQIPTWVGSLPQLAKLILSFNNFSGPIPLGLFRCSKLLVLDLNDNSLNASLPAEVGDLASLNVLRLGRNKLSGPIPAAIGKLSKLYELQLSNNSFNGEIPTEIGKLQNLQTSLDLSYNNLSGEIPASLGNLLKLEALDLSHNQLTGEVPPQVGDMSSLGVLDLSYNNLQGKLDRKFSHWPDEAFEGNQQLCGSPLDHCNSDDASSRDQSGLNAPSVVVISAISTLVAIALFILAFKAFFRNKPEHFKRDSEANYVYSSSSSQAQRRPLFQLNPAGNRDFRWEDIMDATNNLSDEFKIGSGGSGTIYKAELANGDTVAVKKISAKDDFLLNKSFIREVKTLGRTRHRHLVKLIGYCGNNANKGAAWNLLIYEYMENGSVWDWLHGKPAMASKVKRSLDWETRFRIAVGLAQGVEYLHHDCVPKIIHRDIKSSNILLDSKMEAHLGDFGLAKAIFENYDSRTESNSLFAGSYGYMAPEYAYSLRATEKSDVYSMGIVLMELVSGKTPTDETFGAEMDMVRWVEMHMDMHGAAREEVIDPELKPLLPAEEFAAFQVLEVALQCTKTTPQERPSSRKVCDLLLHVFNNRMAQFDKMNLDQYKFK, from the exons ATGAGGAGGGTTTCATGTGCTGTGATGATCCTCTTGTGGTTGTTTTCTTCCACCATGATCATaggaaactcatcatcattggaCAGTGAAACCACTCTCAGAGTGCTTTTGGAAGTTAAGAAATCTTTCGACCAAGACCAAAAAAACGTTCTGAGTGATTGGTCAGAGGAAAACAAAGATTATTGCAGTTGGAGAGGAGTAACGTGCGGATCATCCATTAACTCTAAGTCGGAATTGCAAGTGGTGAGTCTCAACCTTTCTGACTCGTCGCTCACCGGGTCAATATCACACTCACTCGCTCTCTTACAAAACCTGCACCACCTTGATCTCTCTTCCAACAACCTCAACGGTCCCATTCCACCTAATCTCTCTAACCTCACTTCATTGGAATCTTTGCTTCTCTTCTCTAACCAACTCACAGGTCATGTCCCCACTGAGTTGGGCTTGCTCACCAATCTCCGAGTCATGCGACTCGGTGACAACGAACTAACGGGCATCATTCCCGCCTCTCTTGGAAACCTCGTCAACTTGGTCATCCTTGGTTTGGCCACCTGCAGACTCACCGGGTCGATTCCACCGCAACTCGGCCAACTCAGCAATATGGAGAATCTGATACTTAAGGACAACGAGTTAATGGGACCGATTCCGGCCGAGTTGGGAAACTGCACGAGCCTCACTGTCTTCACCGCAGCTAACAACAAGCTCAACGGGTCAATCCCGAGTGAACTGAGTCAACTCAAGACCCTTCAGATTCTTAACCTCGCCAACAACACCTTGTCAGGGGAGATACCGAGTCAACTCGGTGAGATGAGTGAACTCGTTTACCTCAATTTCTTGGGGAACCAACTCGAGGGTGCTATTCCACCATCGTTATCTCAACTGGGGAACCTTCAAACTCTCGACTTGTCAATGAACAAGCTCAGTGGCGGAATCCCAGAAGATTTGGGGAACATGCGTGAGCTATCTTTTTTGGTTCTTTCTGGCAACAACAATCTTAGTGGTGTCATTCCAACAAACATATGTTCCAACGCAACAAAGTTGGAGCATATGTTTCTGTCAGATATTGGAATTCATGGTGAGATTCCATCTTCATTGGGCCAATGCCAGTCACTGAAACAACTTGATTTGTCCAACAACTCACTCAATGGGTCCATTCCCATTGAAATTTATGGATTGCTCTCGTTAACTGATCTCTTGCTCCACAACAACACATTGGTTGGTTCAGTTTCTCCCTCAATTGGAAACCTCAGTAGCTTGCAGATGCTTGCATTGTACCACAACAATTTGCATGGTCCTCTGCCTGAAGAGATTGGGATGCTTCGGGAGTTGGAAATCTTGTATCTTTATGATAATCAATTGTCAGGGGATATACCCATGGAGATTGGGAACTGTTCCAGCTTGCAAATGATTGATCTCTTTGGGAATAATTTCAGTGGTGAAATTCCAAAATCCATTGGAAGGCTGAAAGAATTGAATTTCCTTCACCTAAGGCAGAATGGACTTGTTGGTGAAATTCCTGCCACACTTGGTAACTGTCATAAGCTGAATATTCTGGATTTAGCAGATAATCAACTCTCAGGTGGAATCCCTGCAACACTTGGATACCTCAAGTCATTGGAACAGTTGATGCTCTACAATAATTCTCTTGAAGGTAACCTCCCTCACCAACTCACAAATGTAGCAAACTTGACCAGAGTGAATCTTTCTAAGAACAGACTGAATGGTAGTATGACTGCATTGTGTAGCTCTAGATCGTTTCTTTCCTTCGATGTCACGAACAATGCCTTTGATGGTGAAATTCCTCCCCAATTAGGAAATTCACCCTCACTTGAGAGGCTAGGATTAGGTAACAATAGATTTTCTGGTGAAGTTCCAAGGACACTGGGAAAGCTCCATGAGTTGACACTGTTAGACCTCTCAGGGAATGCACTCAGTGGACCAATACCAGATGAGCTCTCTTTATGCAACAGACTGTCTTACATTGATTTACACAATAATTCTATGTCTGGCCAAATACCAACTTGGGTTGGAAGTTTGCCTCAGCTTGCGAAGCTTATCCTttccttcaataatttttctgGACCAATTCCATTAGGCTTATTCAGATGTTCCAAATTGCTGGTTCTTGACCTGAATGACAATTCTCTCAATGCTAGTCTCCCAGCTGAAGTTGGTGATCTTGCATCCCTTAACGTTCTCAGACTTGGCCGTAATAAGTTATCTGGACCGATCCCTGCAGCAATAGGCAAGTTGAGCAAGCTTTATGAGCTGCAGCTATCTAATAATAGCTTCAATGGTGAGATTCCAACAGAAATTGGAAAACTCCAAAATCTCCAGACCAGTTTAGACCTCAGTTACAACAATCTCTCAGGTGAAATCCCAGCTTCTCTTGGGAATCTGTTAAAATTAGAAGCACTTGATCTTTCCCACAATCAACTCACTGGAGAAGTCCCTCCACAAGTTGGTGACATGAGCAGCTTGGGAGTGCTTGATCTCTCCTACAACAACCTTCAAGGAAAATTGGACAGGAAATTCTCTCATTGGCCGGACGAGGCATTTGAAGGGAACCAACAGCTTTGTGGAAGCCCTCTTGATCACTGCAACAGTGATGATGCTTCCAGCAGAGATCAATCAGGCCTAAATGCACCATCAGTAGTGGTAATATCTGCCATTTCAACTCTAGTTGCAATTGCGCTATTTATACTTGCATTCAAAGCCTTCTTCAGAAACAAACCAGAACATTTTAAGAGAGACAGTGAAGCGAATTATGTGTACTCCTCCTCTTCATCACAAGCACAGCGAAGGCCGCTGTTCCAACTCAACCCTGCTGGAAATCGAGATTTCAGGTGGGAAGATATCATGGATGCAACAAACAATCTAAGCGATGAATTCAAGATTGGTTCAGGGGGGTCAGGGACAATCTACAAAGCTGAATTGGCCAATGGAGATACAGTGGCTGTCAAGAAGATTTCAGCGAAAGATGATTTTCTGCTGAACAAAAGCTTCATTAGAGAAGTTAAGACACTTGGGAGGACAAGGCACAGGCATCTTGTGAAGCTTATAGGTTACTGTGGCAATAATGCAAACAAAGGAGCAGCTTGGAATCTGTTGATATACGAGTATATGGAGAATGGGAGTGTATGGGATTGGCTTCATGGGAAACCAGCTATGGCCAGCAAAGTGAAGAGGAGCCTTGATTGGGAGACAAGGTTCAGAATTGCAGTGGGACTAGCTCAAGGAGTGGAGTACCTCCACCATGATTGTGTGCCAAAGATCATTCACAGGGATATTAAATCCAGCAACATATTGCTAGATTCCAAAATGGAAGCACACTTGGGAGATTTTGGACTTGCAAAAGCAATCTTCGAGAATTATGACTCCAGAACCGAGTCTAATTCTCTGTTTGCAGGATCTTACGGCTACATGGCTCCAG AGTACGCATACTCCCTACGTGCAACAGAAAAGAGTGATGTTTACAGCATGGGAATTGTGCTTATGGAGCTTGTTAGTGGTAAAACGCCAACAGATGAAACTTTTGGAGCAGAGATGGATATGGTGAGATGGGTGGAGATGCACATGGATATGCATGGCGCTGCACGCGAGGAGGTGATAGATCCTGAGCTGAAACCTCTGTTGCCTGCTGAAGAGTTTGCGGCATTCCAAGTGCTTGAGGTAGCATTGCAGTGCACCAAAACTACACCACAGGAGAGGCCATCCTCCCGGAAAGTATGTGATCTTCTCCTCCATGTATTCAACAACAGAATGGCCCAGTTTGATAAGATGAATTTGGATCAGTACAAATTCAAGTGA